A stretch of Zonotrichia leucophrys gambelii isolate GWCS_2022_RI unplaced genomic scaffold, RI_Zleu_2.0 Scaffold_260_72311, whole genome shotgun sequence DNA encodes these proteins:
- the LOC135441367 gene encoding olfactory receptor 14J1-like, with protein MSNSSSISHFLLLALADTRQLQLLHFCLLLGISLAALLGNGLIISAVTCGHHLHTPMFFFLLNLALSDLGSICTTVPKAMHNSFWDTMNISYTGCATQVFFFVFCAAADFYLLTIMCYDRYVSICKPLHYGTLLGSRACAHMAAAAWASAFLNAFMHTANTFSLPLCHGNALDQFFCEIPQILKLTCSHSILREFGLLVFSICLAFGCFVFIVFSYVQIFRAVLRIPSEQGRHKAFSTCLPHLTVVSLFLSTAAIAHLKPPSMSSPSLDLALSVLYSVVPPALNPLIYSLRNQELKAAVWRLMTGCFQKH; from the coding sequence atgtccaacagcagctccatcagccacttcctcctgctggcattggcagacacgcggcagctgcagctcctgcacttctgcctcttgctgggcatctccctggctgccctcctgggcaacggcctcatcatcagcgccgtaacctgcggccaccacctgcacacgcccatgttcttcttcctgctcaacctggccctcagcgacctgggctccatttgcaccactgtccccaaagccatgcacaattccttCTGGGACACCAtgaacatctcctacacaggatgtgctacacaggtctttttttttgttttctgtgcagcagcagatttttatctcctgaccatcatgtgctatgaccgctacgtgtccatctgcaaacccctgcactacgggaccctcctgggcagcagagcttgtgcccacatggcagcagctgcctgggccagtgcctttctcaatgctttCATGCACacggccaatacattttccctgcccctgtgccatggcaatgccctggaccagttcttctgtgaaatcccacagatcctcaagctcaCCTGTTCACACTCAATTCTCAGGGAATTTGGGCTACTtgttttttccatctgtttagcatttggctgttttgtgttcattgttttctcctatgtgcagatcttcagggcagtgctgaggatcccctcagagcagggacggcacaaagccttttccacctgcctccctcacctcaCTGTGGTCTCCCtattcctcagcactgcagcaattGCTCActtgaagcccccctccatgtcctccccatccctggatctggctctgtcagttctgtactcggtggtgcctccagccctgaaccccctcatctacagcctgaggaaccaggagctcaaggctgcagtgtggagactgatgactggatgctttcagaaacattaa